In the Novosphingobium sp. 9 genome, one interval contains:
- a CDS encoding adenosine deaminase has protein sequence MTMTAASTFVLPADLDAFIVGLPKAELHLHIEGSLEPELMFALAARNSVAIPYASVEDVRAAYAFSNLQDFLDIYYAGASVLLVRQDFHDLAMAYFERAHADGVRHAELMFDPQTHTDRGVPFADVIEGLLSAMAEAEARFGITSALILSFLRHLSEEAAFETLAMAEPWLDRIAAVGLDSSEVGHPPAKFERVFAAARAKGLKITAHAGEEGPPAYVHEALDLLNVDRIDHGNRALEDEALVARLVAEEMTLTVCPLSNHKLCVVDDLADHPLDRMLALGLKATINSDDPAYFGGYVADNYRAVAAARGLSREALATCARHSFTGSFLPEAAVAKHLAAIEAFVPES, from the coding sequence ATGACCATGACCGCCGCATCGACCTTCGTACTGCCCGCCGATCTCGACGCCTTCATCGTGGGGCTGCCCAAGGCCGAACTGCACCTGCATATCGAGGGCAGCCTTGAGCCCGAACTGATGTTCGCGCTGGCCGCGCGCAACTCGGTGGCGATCCCCTATGCCTCGGTGGAAGACGTGCGGGCGGCCTATGCCTTCTCCAACCTGCAGGATTTCCTCGACATCTATTACGCCGGTGCCTCGGTGCTGCTGGTGCGGCAGGACTTCCACGATCTGGCCATGGCCTATTTCGAGCGCGCCCATGCCGATGGCGTGCGCCATGCCGAACTGATGTTCGACCCGCAGACCCACACCGATCGCGGCGTGCCGTTCGCGGACGTGATCGAGGGGCTGCTGTCCGCCATGGCCGAGGCCGAGGCGCGCTTCGGGATCACATCGGCGCTGATCCTCTCGTTCCTGCGTCACCTCTCGGAAGAGGCGGCGTTCGAGACGCTGGCGATGGCCGAGCCGTGGCTGGACAGGATCGCTGCGGTGGGCCTCGATTCCTCCGAAGTCGGCCATCCGCCCGCCAAGTTCGAGCGCGTGTTCGCCGCCGCGCGCGCCAAGGGTCTGAAGATCACCGCGCACGCGGGCGAGGAAGGCCCGCCCGCCTATGTCCACGAAGCGCTCGACCTCCTGAACGTCGACCGGATCGATCACGGTAATCGCGCGCTGGAGGACGAGGCGCTGGTGGCGCGGCTGGTGGCGGAGGAGATGACCCTGACGGTCTGCCCGCTGTCGAACCACAAGCTGTGCGTGGTCGATGATCTTGCCGATCACCCGCTCGACCGGATGCTGGCGCTAGGCCTGAAAGCCACGATCAATTCCGACGATCCGGCCTATTTCGGCGGCTACGTGGCGGATAACTACCGCGCGGTGGCGGCAGCGCGCGGCCTCTCGCGCGAGGCGCTGGCGACGTGTGCGCGCCACTCGTTCACGGGATCGTTCCTGCCCGAGGCGGCGGTGGCAAAGCACCTCGCCGCCATCGAGGCGTTTGTGCCGGAAAGCTGA
- a CDS encoding FAD/NAD(P)-binding protein, translated as MSETPVSGPIGLPTLEAQLARQLALIGHGGEDWTRPRTHPEGHVYDVVIVGGGQSGLAAAFGLLRERVSNILVIDEGAEGFEGPWETYARMVTLRTPKGLTPMDFGVPALTVQAWYEAQHGAQGWEALDKIPRGRWMDYLRWYRRVLALPVRNDTKLSRIEPLAAEGLHRLHIEGAAPLLARKVVLATGIQGGGEWFTPDFIREALPREVYAHTSEPIDFASMAGKRIGLLGGGASAFDNANMALSLGVGAVEVFMRRKALPRVNPIRFMERVGFTARYPALSDAEKHRVIGSFLGHNQPPTNDTFQRAASWPGFALHLGAPWLSVAYENDEVVVTTPQGQHRFDFVVLSTGLVSDPKLRPELADVADAVACWRDRYTPPAGQENALIDAHPYLGPGFELTACHAADAPRLHGLFAFNYSALVSLGLSASALSGMKTALPRLIRAIADQLFLDDREALIEEFVAYDEVEFLGEWPAPVEGVTA; from the coding sequence ATGAGCGAGACCCCTGTCAGCGGCCCGATCGGGCTTCCCACGCTGGAAGCGCAACTCGCGCGCCAGCTTGCGCTTATAGGTCACGGCGGCGAGGACTGGACGCGGCCGCGCACGCATCCCGAAGGGCACGTCTACGATGTCGTCATCGTCGGCGGCGGGCAGAGTGGCCTCGCCGCCGCCTTCGGCCTGCTGCGCGAGCGGGTGTCGAACATCCTCGTCATCGACGAGGGCGCCGAGGGCTTCGAGGGGCCATGGGAGACCTATGCCCGCATGGTCACGCTGCGCACGCCCAAGGGGCTGACGCCGATGGACTTCGGCGTCCCCGCGCTGACCGTGCAGGCCTGGTACGAAGCGCAGCACGGCGCGCAAGGGTGGGAGGCGCTCGACAAGATTCCGCGCGGGCGTTGGATGGACTATCTGCGCTGGTATCGCCGCGTGCTGGCGCTGCCGGTGCGCAACGATACCAAGCTTTCGCGGATCGAGCCGCTGGCCGCCGAAGGTCTCCACCGCCTGCACATCGAAGGCGCTGCGCCGCTGCTGGCACGCAAGGTCGTGCTGGCAACCGGCATCCAGGGTGGTGGCGAGTGGTTCACGCCCGACTTCATCCGCGAGGCCCTGCCGCGCGAGGTCTATGCCCACACCAGCGAGCCGATCGATTTCGCGAGCATGGCGGGCAAGCGCATCGGCCTGCTCGGCGGCGGCGCCTCGGCGTTCGACAATGCCAACATGGCGCTGTCGCTGGGCGTCGGCGCGGTCGAGGTGTTCATGCGGCGCAAGGCCCTGCCGCGCGTCAACCCGATCCGCTTCATGGAGCGGGTGGGCTTCACCGCGCGCTATCCCGCGCTGTCCGATGCCGAAAAGCACCGGGTGATCGGCAGTTTCCTCGGCCATAACCAGCCGCCGACCAACGACACCTTCCAGCGCGCGGCATCATGGCCGGGCTTTGCGCTGCATCTGGGCGCGCCGTGGCTGAGCGTTGCTTACGAGAACGACGAAGTCGTGGTGACGACGCCGCAGGGGCAGCACCGTTTCGATTTCGTGGTGCTCTCCACCGGCCTCGTCAGTGATCCGAAACTGCGTCCCGAACTGGCAGACGTGGCCGATGCCGTCGCCTGCTGGCGCGATCGCTACACGCCGCCTGCCGGGCAGGAGAACGCGCTGATCGACGCGCATCCCTACCTCGGCCCCGGCTTCGAGCTGACCGCGTGCCATGCCGCCGATGCCCCGCGCCTGCACGGTCTGTTCGCGTTCAACTATTCCGCGCTCGTCAGCCTGGGCCTCTCCGCCTCGGCGCTGTCGGGCATGAAGACCGCGCTGCCCCGGCTGATCCGCGCGATCGCCGACCAGCTGTTCCTTGACGATCGCGAGGCGCTGATCGAGGAGTTCGTCGCTTATGACGAGGTGGAGTTCCTGGGCGAATGGCCTGCTCCGGTGGAAGGCGTGACAGCATGA
- the uraH gene encoding hydroxyisourate hydrolase: protein MTSLSTHVLDTMHGGPAQGVAVRLESADGVLLHAGQTNADGRCPDLPATAPGRYRLGFAVADYFRARGVDLPEVPFLDVVHIDFGVAQEGGHYHVPLLVSPYAYSTYRGS from the coding sequence ATGACCAGTCTTTCCACCCACGTTCTCGACACCATGCACGGCGGCCCGGCGCAGGGCGTCGCGGTCCGGCTGGAAAGCGCGGACGGGGTGCTGCTCCATGCCGGGCAGACCAATGCCGATGGGCGCTGCCCCGATCTGCCCGCTACCGCGCCGGGGCGTTACCGGCTGGGCTTTGCGGTGGCGGACTACTTCCGCGCGCGCGGCGTCGATCTGCCCGAAGTGCCGTTCCTAGACGTGGTGCACATCGATTTCGGGGTCGCGCAAGAGGGCGGGCACTATCACGTGCCCCTGCTCGTTTCCCCTTACGCCTATTCGACCTATCGCGGGAGCTGA
- the xdhA gene encoding xanthine dehydrogenase small subunit: MTVAFLLDGEDVRIEEVDPTATLLDHLRYRLRRTGTKEGCAEGDCGACTVLVGETTALEGDAVQWRAVNACIQFLPMLHGKALMTVESLSKPDGALNPLQKAMAENGSSQCGFCTPGFVMALQGRAIGALGHELPVTDALAGNLCRCTGYGPILAAGRAVTALAQDAAGLAARLRALGEEGASGEVGTRRWFAPRSRAALAAILAEHPEARIVAGATDVALWVTKGLRDLDTLVFVGDVADLRTISETEAGLTLGAAVRHAEAHPALARLHPDLGELWRRFAGLQVRSAGTIGGNIANGSPIGDGPPALIALGATLTLGSAKGTRTIPLEDYFLGYGQQDRAPGEFVESVFIPRPAPDAVIHIAKLSRRFDSDISAVCGAIALTVREGTITAARVAFGGMAATPQRASACEAVLTGAPFTMATMEAGAAALHEDFTPLDDVRGSAAYRLRAAGNLLRRLYLREQGQAISVLDVGAAEEDAPHG; encoded by the coding sequence GTGACTGTCGCCTTCCTTCTCGACGGCGAAGACGTGCGGATCGAGGAGGTCGATCCCACCGCGACGCTGCTTGATCATCTGCGCTATCGCCTGCGGCGCACCGGCACCAAGGAAGGCTGCGCGGAAGGCGATTGCGGGGCCTGCACGGTGCTGGTCGGGGAAACAACGGCGCTGGAGGGTGACGCGGTGCAGTGGCGCGCGGTCAACGCCTGCATCCAGTTCCTGCCGATGCTCCACGGCAAGGCGCTGATGACGGTGGAGAGCCTGTCAAAGCCCGATGGCGCGCTCAACCCCTTGCAGAAGGCGATGGCCGAGAACGGGTCTTCGCAATGCGGATTCTGCACGCCGGGCTTCGTGATGGCGCTGCAAGGCCGCGCGATCGGCGCGCTGGGGCACGAACTTCCGGTGACGGACGCGCTGGCGGGGAACCTGTGCCGTTGCACCGGCTATGGCCCGATCCTCGCGGCGGGCAGGGCGGTGACCGCGCTGGCGCAGGACGCCGCCGGGCTGGCCGCAAGGCTGCGCGCGCTGGGTGAGGAAGGTGCGTCAGGTGAGGTGGGCACGCGGCGCTGGTTCGCCCCGCGCAGCCGTGCCGCGCTCGCCGCGATCCTGGCAGAGCACCCCGAGGCGCGGATCGTCGCGGGGGCAACCGACGTGGCGCTGTGGGTCACGAAGGGTTTGCGCGATCTTGATACGCTGGTGTTCGTGGGTGATGTGGCCGACCTACGCACCATCAGCGAGACAGAGGCGGGCCTCACGCTAGGCGCCGCCGTGCGCCATGCCGAGGCGCATCCTGCGCTCGCCCGCCTGCACCCGGACCTTGGCGAGCTGTGGCGGCGCTTCGCCGGATTGCAGGTGCGCAGTGCCGGGACCATCGGCGGCAATATCGCCAACGGCTCGCCCATCGGTGACGGCCCGCCTGCGCTGATCGCGCTCGGCGCCACGCTGACGCTGGGCAGTGCAAAGGGCACCCGCACGATCCCGCTGGAGGACTATTTCCTCGGCTATGGCCAGCAGGACCGCGCGCCGGGCGAATTCGTCGAGAGCGTGTTCATTCCGCGCCCCGCGCCCGATGCGGTGATCCATATCGCCAAGCTCTCACGCCGGTTCGACAGCGATATCTCTGCGGTCTGCGGCGCCATCGCGCTGACGGTGCGCGAGGGCACGATCACCGCTGCGCGCGTGGCGTTCGGCGGCATGGCGGCGACGCCGCAGCGCGCGAGCGCCTGCGAGGCGGTGCTCACCGGCGCGCCTTTCACGATGGCGACGATGGAGGCAGGCGCGGCGGCACTGCATGAGGACTTCACCCCGCTCGACGATGTGCGCGGTTCGGCGGCCTATCGTCTGCGTGCGGCGGGCAACCTGTTGCGGCGGTTGTATCTGCGCGAACAGGGGCAGGCGATCTCGGTGCTCGATGTCGGGGCAGCGGAAGAGGACGCGCCCCATGGCTGA
- the guaD gene encoding guanine deaminase, translating to MTLKAFRGELLSVPQDPRDNPEAVRHDLDGLLVVENGLVVARGAYADLAPRFADVPVDVLPGLVIPGMVDAHVHYPQTDRIASHGEQLLDWLDRHIFPAEKAFAERAHADAVAAFFLDELLRNGTTSALVFPTVHEGSVDALFEAALTRDMRIVSGKVLMDLGPEGLCDTPAGGRAESEALIRRWRGRGRLGYAVTPRFALSCSDAQLAEAGALLAAHPDVLLHTHLSENRHEIAAVAARFPEAADYLDVYDRFGLVGPRSVFAHGVHLSERACGHLHDSGAGIAVCPSSNLFLGSGHFDFGQAARHGFRLGLGTDIGAGTSFSLLYTAGLAYQAALAREDRMDPFHALHLATAGSASLLGIADRVGALAEGQEADFVVLDPAATPLIARRTCGVPLADRLFAMQILGDDRTVARTYLRGQLAHQRH from the coding sequence ATGACCCTGAAGGCCTTTCGCGGCGAACTGCTGTCCGTCCCTCAAGACCCGCGCGACAACCCGGAGGCGGTGCGCCACGATCTCGACGGGCTGCTGGTGGTGGAGAACGGCCTCGTCGTCGCGCGCGGCGCTTATGCCGATCTCGCACCGCGCTTTGCCGATGTGCCGGTGGACGTGCTCCCCGGCCTCGTTATTCCCGGCATGGTCGATGCCCATGTCCACTATCCGCAGACCGACCGCATCGCCTCGCACGGCGAACAGCTGCTCGACTGGCTCGACCGGCATATCTTCCCGGCAGAGAAAGCCTTTGCCGAGCGCGCCCATGCCGATGCGGTGGCGGCGTTCTTCCTCGATGAACTGCTGCGCAACGGCACGACCAGCGCGCTGGTGTTCCCGACCGTCCACGAAGGCTCTGTCGATGCGCTGTTCGAGGCGGCGCTGACTCGCGACATGCGTATCGTCTCGGGCAAGGTGCTGATGGACCTCGGCCCCGAGGGCCTGTGCGATACCCCCGCCGGCGGACGCGCGGAGAGCGAGGCGCTGATCCGGCGCTGGCGCGGGCGCGGGCGGCTGGGCTATGCGGTGACGCCGCGTTTCGCGCTGTCGTGCAGCGATGCGCAACTGGCCGAGGCAGGCGCGCTGCTGGCCGCGCACCCCGATGTGCTGCTGCACACGCACCTGTCGGAAAACCGCCACGAGATCGCCGCCGTCGCCGCGCGGTTCCCCGAAGCGGCAGACTATCTCGACGTCTACGACCGCTTCGGTCTGGTCGGTCCGCGTTCGGTCTTCGCGCATGGCGTGCACCTGTCTGAGCGTGCCTGCGGGCACCTGCATGACAGCGGCGCAGGGATCGCGGTGTGCCCCAGCTCCAACCTGTTCCTGGGTTCGGGGCATTTCGACTTCGGGCAGGCGGCAAGGCACGGGTTTCGCCTGGGCCTTGGCACCGATATCGGCGCGGGGACTTCGTTCTCCTTGCTTTACACGGCGGGGCTTGCCTATCAGGCGGCACTGGCGCGCGAGGACCGGATGGACCCGTTCCACGCGCTCCATCTGGCGACGGCGGGCAGCGCCTCGCTCTTGGGCATCGCCGACCGCGTGGGCGCGCTGGCCGAGGGGCAGGAGGCCGACTTCGTGGTGCTCGATCCCGCCGCGACACCGCTGATAGCGCGGCGCACTTGCGGCGTCCCTCTTGCGGACCGGCTGTTTGCCATGCAGATTCTGGGCGATGACCGCACGGTCGCCCGTACCTATCTCAGGGGCCAGCTGGCCCATCAACGACACTGA
- the xdhB gene encoding xanthine dehydrogenase molybdopterin binding subunit: MAERDPAWRGLAKPSHPHDSARLHVAGAARYADDLPEPVDMLHLAFGQSREAHARIVAMDLAEVRAAPGVVAVYTAADIPGVNDVSPVAGDDRLLADGEVICHGQALFLVAATTREAARRAARLGKVEYEVLTPLLTMAEARAAGSLIEPTQRMARGDAAAALEVAPRHASGAFAMGGQDHFYLEGQIAIATPGEDGQMHLVSSTQHPSEVQHLVAHMLHLSSADVTVEVRRMGGAFGGKETQAALYAGAAALVAAKTGRPAKIRADRDDDMVMTGKRHEFEVAYDVGFDDDGHLLALSLRLASRCGATVDLSPAINDRAMFHADNCYWLPDVEIISERLKTHTVSATAFRGFGGPQGMLAIERICDHVALVLGRDPLDVRLANLYGPGREVTPYAMAIADNIAPALIAQLRQTSDYDARRKQVEAFNVANAVLKKGIALTPVKFGISFTTTHLNQAGALVHVYADGSIQVNHGGTEMGQGVYVKVAQIVADVFAVPLSQVRITATRTDKVPNTSATAASSGADLNGMAAFNAAIAIRERLVDFAARTFACAPTEVLFTPDGVVIGGMATGGEVLSFAVLARKAHVGRVSLSSTGFYATPGIEYDRAAHKGRPFYYFAYGAAVSEVVIDTLTGEHRVLGVDILHDVGKSLNPVIDLGQIEGGFIQGQGWLTTEELVFDAKGRLLTHSPATYKIPTASDRAPRFRIDLWQGENVEPTINRSKAVGEPPFMLAISVFSALTEAVAATNPARRDVPALDAPATPERILAAIAGHAPC, translated from the coding sequence ATGGCTGAGCGCGATCCTGCCTGGAGGGGCCTCGCCAAGCCCTCGCACCCGCACGATTCGGCAAGGCTTCATGTCGCCGGCGCGGCGCGCTACGCCGACGATCTGCCCGAACCGGTTGACATGCTCCACCTCGCCTTCGGGCAGAGCCGCGAGGCGCACGCCCGGATCGTGGCGATGGACCTTGCCGAGGTGCGCGCCGCGCCCGGTGTCGTCGCGGTCTATACCGCTGCGGACATTCCCGGCGTCAACGATGTCAGCCCGGTCGCGGGGGACGATCGCCTGCTGGCCGATGGCGAGGTGATCTGCCACGGGCAGGCGCTGTTCCTCGTCGCGGCAACCACGCGCGAGGCCGCCCGGCGCGCCGCCCGTCTGGGCAAGGTCGAATATGAGGTGCTGACGCCGCTCCTCACCATGGCCGAGGCGCGCGCCGCAGGCTCGCTGATCGAGCCGACCCAGCGCATGGCGCGCGGCGATGCCGCTGCCGCGCTGGAGGTCGCGCCGCGTCATGCCTCGGGCGCCTTTGCGATGGGCGGACAGGATCACTTCTATCTCGAGGGCCAGATTGCAATCGCGACGCCGGGGGAGGACGGGCAGATGCATCTGGTCTCCTCCACCCAGCACCCCAGCGAGGTGCAGCATCTGGTTGCGCATATGCTGCACCTGTCTTCCGCCGATGTGACGGTGGAAGTGCGGCGCATGGGTGGCGCGTTCGGCGGCAAGGAGACGCAGGCCGCGCTCTACGCCGGGGCCGCCGCGCTCGTCGCCGCGAAGACCGGGCGTCCCGCCAAGATCCGCGCCGACCGCGACGACGACATGGTGATGACCGGCAAGCGCCACGAGTTCGAGGTCGCCTACGATGTCGGCTTCGACGACGACGGGCATCTGCTGGCGCTGTCGCTGCGCCTTGCCTCGCGCTGCGGGGCGACGGTCGATCTCTCGCCGGCGATCAACGACCGCGCGATGTTCCATGCCGACAACTGCTACTGGCTGCCTGACGTGGAGATCATCTCCGAACGCCTCAAGACGCACACCGTCTCGGCCACCGCGTTCCGGGGCTTCGGCGGCCCGCAGGGCATGCTGGCGATCGAGCGGATCTGCGATCATGTCGCGCTGGTGCTCGGGCGCGATCCGCTGGATGTGCGGCTGGCCAATCTCTACGGGCCGGGGCGGGAGGTGACGCCTTATGCCATGGCGATTGCCGACAATATCGCGCCCGCGCTGATCGCGCAGCTCCGCCAGACCTCGGACTACGACGCGCGGCGTAAGCAAGTTGAGGCCTTCAACGTCGCGAACGCGGTGCTGAAGAAGGGCATCGCGCTGACGCCGGTGAAGTTCGGGATCAGCTTCACCACCACGCACCTCAATCAGGCGGGCGCGCTGGTGCATGTCTATGCCGATGGCTCGATCCAGGTGAACCACGGCGGCACCGAGATGGGGCAGGGCGTCTACGTCAAGGTGGCGCAGATCGTCGCGGATGTCTTCGCGGTGCCGCTTTCGCAGGTGCGGATCACTGCGACGCGCACCGACAAGGTGCCCAACACTTCGGCGACGGCGGCGAGTTCCGGCGCGGACCTCAACGGCATGGCGGCGTTCAATGCGGCGATAGCGATCCGCGAGCGGCTGGTCGATTTCGCCGCGCGCACGTTCGCCTGCGCCCCGACCGAGGTGCTGTTCACGCCGGATGGCGTCGTGATTGGCGGCATGGCGACGGGGGGCGAGGTGCTGTCGTTCGCCGTGCTCGCCCGCAAGGCGCATGTCGGGCGCGTCTCGTTGTCCTCGACCGGATTCTATGCGACGCCGGGCATCGAATACGACCGCGCCGCGCACAAAGGCCGCCCGTTCTACTACTTCGCCTATGGCGCGGCGGTGTCCGAAGTGGTGATCGACACGCTGACCGGCGAGCACCGGGTGCTGGGCGTCGATATTCTCCACGATGTCGGCAAGTCGTTGAACCCGGTGATCGACCTTGGCCAGATCGAGGGCGGCTTCATTCAGGGGCAGGGCTGGCTGACGACAGAGGAACTGGTGTTCGACGCGAAAGGCCGCCTGCTGACGCACAGCCCCGCCACGTACAAGATTCCCACCGCCTCCGACCGGGCGCCGCGCTTTCGCATCGACCTGTGGCAGGGCGAGAATGTCGAGCCGACGATCAACCGTTCGAAGGCGGTGGGCGAGCCGCCGTTCATGCTGGCGATCTCGGTGTTCTCGGCGCTGACCGAGGCGGTCGCGGCGACGAACCCGGCGCGCCGCGACGTGCCTGCGCTCGATGCCCCGGCCACGCCCGAGCGCATCCTGGCCGCGATTGCCGGGCACGCGCCGTGCTGA
- the uraD gene encoding 2-oxo-4-hydroxy-4-carboxy-5-ureidoimidazoline decarboxylase encodes MALSHAALFEHSPWVEVRADAAPSSGDRWADLMAVVEGASADEQLALIRAHPELAGKAAMDRTLTDASAAEQASAGLDRLTPDEFARFHELNAAYRARFDMPFIICVRLTDKAGILAAMDARLAHTREAEIATALDEIGKIVRLRLEDMP; translated from the coding sequence ATGGCGCTGTCGCACGCCGCCCTGTTCGAGCACAGCCCGTGGGTGGAAGTGCGCGCCGATGCCGCGCCGTCTTCGGGCGACCGCTGGGCGGACCTGATGGCGGTGGTCGAGGGGGCGAGCGCGGACGAGCAACTCGCGCTGATCCGCGCCCATCCCGAGCTGGCGGGCAAGGCGGCGATGGACAGGACGCTCACCGATGCCAGCGCGGCGGAGCAGGCCAGTGCCGGGCTGGACCGGCTGACGCCCGACGAGTTCGCGCGCTTTCATGAGCTGAACGCCGCCTATCGCGCGCGCTTCGACATGCCTTTCATCATCTGCGTGCGGCTGACCGACAAGGCGGGCATCCTTGCCGCGATGGACGCGCGCCTTGCCCATACCCGCGAGGCCGAGATCGCCACTGCGCTCGACGAGATCGGCAAGATCGTGCGCCTGCGTCTTGAGGACATGCCATGA
- the xdhC gene encoding xanthine dehydrogenase accessory protein XdhC, with protein sequence MLTSLTGSLNRLRAAGAVAVPTAMVSIWASEGSAPRGGGTRMLVTAEGQEGTIGGGQLEYRAIEQARALLALPPGTWRVQDYPLGPLLGQCCGGRVRLLVEHLDPAALDWVQDAEAGALLVTQLCEDRIERGAFKRERATHQSARGERPGVGTRVVELVGERPRPLYLFGAGHVGQAIARHLTGLPIQLAWFDTRPEQAHIDGVTVLPVEEIADCVAGAPAEAAVAILTHDHPLDYHLTLAALSRDPLAFVGLIGSSTKIARFRSRLLADGVSEDALARLTAPIGLPGIVGKEPDVIAISVVAQLLQLRNR encoded by the coding sequence GTGCTGACCTCGCTGACGGGCAGCCTCAACCGCCTGCGTGCAGCCGGGGCGGTCGCCGTGCCCACCGCGATGGTCTCGATCTGGGCCAGCGAAGGCTCGGCGCCGCGTGGGGGCGGGACGCGGATGCTGGTCACGGCAGAGGGACAGGAAGGCACCATCGGCGGCGGGCAGCTGGAATATCGCGCCATTGAACAGGCCCGTGCGCTGTTGGCACTGCCGCCGGGGACATGGCGCGTGCAGGACTATCCGCTCGGCCCGCTGCTTGGCCAGTGCTGCGGCGGACGTGTGCGGTTGCTGGTCGAACATCTCGATCCCGCGGCGCTCGACTGGGTCCAGGACGCCGAGGCAGGCGCGCTGCTGGTGACGCAGCTTTGCGAGGATCGCATCGAGCGCGGCGCCTTCAAGCGCGAGCGCGCCACGCACCAGTCCGCGCGAGGGGAGCGCCCCGGCGTCGGCACACGGGTTGTCGAGCTGGTGGGTGAGCGGCCGCGCCCGCTCTACCTGTTCGGTGCAGGCCATGTCGGGCAGGCGATTGCGCGGCACCTGACGGGCCTGCCGATCCAGCTGGCGTGGTTCGATACCCGCCCCGAACAGGCCCATATCGACGGGGTGACGGTTCTGCCGGTGGAGGAGATCGCCGACTGCGTGGCCGGCGCTCCTGCCGAAGCGGCGGTGGCGATCCTGACGCACGATCACCCGCTGGACTATCACCTGACGCTGGCGGCATTGAGCCGCGATCCGCTGGCCTTCGTTGGCCTGATCGGCTCGTCCACCAAGATCGCCCGCTTCCGCTCGCGCCTGCTGGCCGATGGCGTTTCCGAAGATGCGCTGGCGCGCCTCACCGCGCCCATCGGCCTGCCGGGGATCGTCGGCAAGGAGCCCGACGTGATCGCGATCTCGGTGGTCGCGCAACTGCTGCAATTGAGAAACCGATGA
- a CDS encoding phosphoribosyltransferase yields MTQTPEPQLHYIDYDSFLSRVRELSARIAADSWKPDFVIGVGRGGLVPAVYISHGLELPMLSIDHSAKVPGFADELLGKVAGMSGEGKRLLFVDDINDSGGTILYIRELLSGAGCNADNLRFAVVLNNTRSRATVDLWGEEIDRDEDKRWFVFPWESVGTRDAIVEEARSVPERLG; encoded by the coding sequence ATGACGCAGACCCCCGAGCCCCAGCTCCACTACATCGACTACGACAGCTTCCTGTCGCGCGTGCGCGAACTGTCCGCGCGGATCGCCGCCGACAGCTGGAAGCCCGATTTCGTGATCGGCGTGGGACGCGGCGGGCTGGTTCCGGCGGTCTACATCTCGCACGGCCTCGAACTGCCGATGCTCTCGATCGACCATTCCGCCAAGGTTCCCGGCTTCGCCGACGAACTGCTGGGCAAGGTCGCGGGGATGAGCGGCGAGGGCAAGCGCCTGCTGTTCGTTGACGATATCAACGATTCGGGCGGCACCATCCTCTACATCCGCGAACTGCTGAGCGGGGCGGGCTGCAATGCCGACAACCTGCGCTTCGCGGTCGTGCTCAACAACACCCGCTCGCGCGCCACGGTAGACCTGTGGGGTGAGGAGATCGACCGCGACGAGGACAAGCGCTGGTTCGTGTTCCCCTGGGAATCGGTGGGCACCCGCGATGCCATCGTCGAAGAGGCGCGCTCGGTGCCCGAACGGCTGGGTTGA
- the hpxZ gene encoding oxalurate catabolism protein HpxZ: MTINDPVLLEEVTAAFMEYERALMEDDIPAMDALFHEAPTTNRYGVGEVLYGIEEIREFRKGRGGSPQRKLGKVSIVVYGETCATADAEFFRENSERRGRQTQTWVKFAEGWKVVSAHVSLEGSTH; the protein is encoded by the coding sequence ATGACCATCAACGATCCCGTTCTTCTGGAAGAAGTCACCGCCGCCTTCATGGAATACGAGCGCGCGTTGATGGAGGATGATATCCCGGCGATGGACGCGCTGTTCCACGAGGCGCCGACCACCAACCGCTATGGCGTGGGCGAAGTGCTCTATGGCATCGAGGAAATCCGCGAGTTCCGCAAAGGGCGCGGAGGCTCGCCGCAGCGCAAGCTCGGCAAGGTCTCGATCGTCGTCTACGGCGAGACTTGCGCGACGGCGGATGCCGAGTTCTTCCGCGAGAACAGCGAGCGGCGCGGCCGCCAGACGCAGACATGGGTGAAGTTCGCGGAGGGCTGGAAGGTCGTCTCGGCCCATGTCAGCCTGGAGGGGAGCACCCACTGA